CGCCAATACAGCGTGATTAGATTAGCCATGTTAGCTCCCGTCGAGTTAACTATTTACCGCATTAGCCGTCTGGCTGGCGGTCGAAATGAAATCTGTAAATGCACCATATCCAGCAAAACGATAGTCAAAATCAAGTGCTAACATCGCTGCCGCTGCGCGCGCCTTGGCCAGCAAGGCCGGATCCTCAGTCTGGGCAATATACAATACACGTTTGTAATTACCAAAATACATATCTCGTAACTGCGGGTGCTGGCGCAATCCCATACCCTTCATAACCAGACGTTCAAAATGGCGCACCATATAATCAGTCAGGAAAAAGGTGCCAAGCTCGGCTTCCATTTCGGCGTCAAAATCAGATTTACCTAAAAACATTTCATAGCAGTGTGGCCCCGGAACACGCGGAATTGATTCAGATTCCAGATAGGCGTCAATAGCACCACCTGTTCCACAATCACCATATATCACAACGATATTACGACCAGTTTTCTTGGCGGCATCAATTTTCCGCTTCAGACCTGGCACTATTTTTTCTGGATGGTTATGCCATATCGCTGGCAAGCATGTGAGTTCGACGGCACCAGTCGGTAACTGTTTGGTGATATCAAGAATTTCACGCGCCAACGCACCGCAGGCAATCATCAAAACGCCTGCCGGTGCCTCCACATGCGTTGATGGGCTAGCCAGCCGCCTGTTCTTTCGCACGACGCGCCGCAATCATTTCTTTAGCCGTTTCGACAGCCACCGCCGCATCACGGCAATAGGCGTCAGCACCAACCGAGTCGGCAAAGGCTTCGTTCAAAGGTGCACCGCCAACAAGCACGATATAATCATCGCGAATGCCTTTTTCGATCATCGCATCAACGACAACTTTCATATATGGCATGGTTGTTGTGAGCAAAGCCGACATGCCAAGAATGTCAGGCTTATGTTCTTCAAGCGCTTCAAGATAATTTTCAACCGGATTGTTAATACCAAGATCAATCACGTCAAAACCGGCACCTTCAAGCATCATCGATACAAGGTTTTTACCAATGTCGTGAATGTCACCCTTGACCGTGCCAATAACCATTGTGCCGACACGTGGCGCACCGGTTTCAGCCAGAAGCGGGCGTAGCACAACCATGCCAGCCTTCATGGCGTTTGCCGCCATCAAAACTTCGGGCACAAACAAGATACCATCCCGGAAATCAATGCCGACAATAGTCATGCCTTCGACAAGCGCCTTGGTCAGAACTTCATATGGTGTCCATTTGCGCGCCAGCAGAATGTTAACACCTTCAACGATTTCGTCCTGCAGACCATCATAAAGATCATCATGCATCTGTTGGACAAGTTCGTCATCATCTAGGTCAGCAAGGATAATTTCGTCTTCGTCAGCCATTACGTGACTCCTGCATCAGGCTTTCGCCTCTGATTGATCAAATGTCGTATGATACAAAGCATATTATGCGCTTTTACACCGCATCACTCTGAATTCTTGCGATATTCATGTGTTATAGTTTGAAGCTAACACGACTTTTTATGCTGTTTTTACGACATCATGTCTGAATCAGCTTCACATTTAGATTTTTTGTCCAGCAAACAGCCGGATATCATGTCTAATCTTCGATCTGATGTTTCTGCAAAAGCGGCACACTGATAATAACAAAAATCAATGAAATGCCAGTGATGCCAAAAACTTTAAAGGTAATCCAGTCATCCGTACTAAGAACACGCCATGCAATTTCATTTGCCAGCCCCGTGGTCAAGAACATGAGCGCCCATAACCAGGTAATCAGCCCCCAGCCTTTGTCGGTCAGCTTCATCTGCCCGCCCATAATGGCCGCTAGAGGGTTGCGCCCCATAAGCCGGCCTCCGGCAATCGCCGCCGCCAGGAGGAACGTTACCACCGTTGGCTTGATCTTGATAAACAGCTCATTATCAAAATAAAGTGACAAGCCACCAAAAAAGACCAGCGCCAGACAGCCAAAGGCTGCCATCATCGGAATCCGGCGTTCAAGCCGCCAACTTATGGCCAGTGCAACAAGCGTCGCGCCAACCAGAACTTTGATGCTGAACATCAGATCATGATAAAGATAATTCGCACCAAAGAATAATAGCAATGGCCCCATATCAAGCATAAAGCGGCGGCCAGAATGCGCTGGCTTTTCATCGTGGCTGTCGGTGGATAGTTTGGGTTCGGTCACAATTTTTTCCTATTGAGTCAGTGGATAAGGCACGGGATAGATCACGCGGCAAGTTGCGTAGCAAGCGCTTCGCAGGCGGTTACAGTTTCACGGATAAGCTGGCCACCATCAGCTGAACGCGAACGCGCATCTTCGCCTAGGCTCCGACGCCAAAGCTTGGCACCGCGCTGCCCATTATAAAGCCCAAGCATATGTCGGGTAATAGCATGAAGGGGAACATCTGCCGCGGTTTTAATATCCGCATAATCAGCCATGCTAGCGGCAATATCAGCGCGACTAGGCGGCTTAGTACCGTATAATTCATA
This window of the Candidatus Puniceispirillum marinum IMCC1322 genome carries:
- a CDS encoding DUF1638 domain-containing protein; protein product: MRKNRRLASPSTHVEAPAGVLMIACGALAREILDITKQLPTGAVELTCLPAIWHNHPEKIVPGLKRKIDAAKKTGRNIVVIYGDCGTGGAIDAYLESESIPRVPGPHCYEMFLGKSDFDAEMEAELGTFFLTDYMVRHFERLVMKGMGLRQHPQLRDMYFGNYKRVLYIAQTEDPALLAKARAAAAMLALDFDYRFAGYGAFTDFISTASQTANAVNS
- a CDS encoding corrinoid protein, with translation MADEDEIILADLDDDELVQQMHDDLYDGLQDEIVEGVNILLARKWTPYEVLTKALVEGMTIVGIDFRDGILFVPEVLMAANAMKAGMVVLRPLLAETGAPRVGTMVIGTVKGDIHDIGKNLVSMMLEGAGFDVIDLGINNPVENYLEALEEHKPDILGMSALLTTTMPYMKVVVDAMIEKGIRDDYIVLVGGAPLNEAFADSVGADAYCRDAAVAVETAKEMIAARRAKEQAAG
- a CDS encoding inner membrane-spanning protein YciB, yielding MTEPKLSTDSHDEKPAHSGRRFMLDMGPLLLFFGANYLYHDLMFSIKVLVGATLVALAISWRLERRIPMMAAFGCLALVFFGGLSLYFDNELFIKIKPTVVTFLLAAAIAGGRLMGRNPLAAIMGGQMKLTDKGWGLITWLWALMFLTTGLANEIAWRVLSTDDWITFKVFGITGISLIFVIISVPLLQKHQIED